A part of Prionailurus viverrinus isolate Anna chromosome E1, UM_Priviv_1.0, whole genome shotgun sequence genomic DNA contains:
- the LOC125151783 gene encoding olfactory receptor 1D2-like, with amino-acid sequence MDGGNQTRISDFLLLGISESPEQQQVLFWMFLSMYLVTVVGNVLIILAISFDPRLHTPMYFFLANLSFTDLFFVTNTIPKMLVNLQSQNKAISYAGCLTQLYFLVSLVTLDNLILATMAYDRYVAICRPLHYVTAMSPALCILLLTLCWSLSLLYGLTLTLFMTKVTFCGSRKIHYIFCEMYVLLRLACSNTQIIHIVLITTGIFIFLTPFGFMMISYIRIVRTILQIPSASSKYKAFSTCASHLAVVSLFYGTLCMVYLQPLQSYSMKDSVATVMYAVVTPMMNPFIYSLRNKDMHGALGRLLLGKAFQKVT; translated from the coding sequence ATGGATGGAGGCAACCAGACTAGAATCTCTGACTTCCTACTCCTGGGGATTTCAGAGAGTCCTGAGCAGCAGCAAGTCCTGTTCTGGATGTTCCTATCCATGTACCTGGTCACAGTTGTGGGAAATGTGCTCATCATCCTGGCCATCAGCTTTGATCCCCGCTTGCACactcccatgtacttcttcctggccaacctCTCCTTCACCGACCTTTTCTTTGTCACCAACACAATCCCCAAGATGTTGGTGAACCTTCAGTCCCAGAACAAAGCCATCTCCTATGCGGGGTGTCTGACACAGCTCTACTTCCTGGTCTCCTTGGTGACACTGGACAATCTCATCCTGGCTAcaatggcctatgaccgctatgtggctATCTGCCGCCCCCTCCACTATGTCACAGCCATGAGCCCTGCACTCTGTATTTTGCTCCTCACCTTGTGTTGGTCACTTTCTCTCCTCTATggcctcaccctcaccctcttCATGACCAAGGTGACATTCTGTGGTTCCCGGAAGATCCACTACATCTTCTGTGAGATGTATGTTCTGCTGAGGTTGGCCTGTTCCAACACCCAGATCATTCACATAGTGCTGATTACCACAGGCATCTTTATCTTCCTCACCCCCTTTGGGTTCATGATGATATCCTACATTCGTATCGTCAGAACCATCCTCCAAATACCTTCAGCCTCTAGTAAATAcaaagccttctccacctgtgccTCTCATTTGGCTGTGGTCTCTCTTTTCTATGGGACACTTTGTATGGTATATCTGCAGCCTCTCCAATCCTACTCCATGAAGGATTCAGTAGCCACAGTGATGTATGCTGTGGTGACCCCCATGATGAACCCtttcatctacagcctgaggaacaagGACATGCATGGGGCTCTGGGAAGACTGCTTCTAGGTAAAGCCTTCCAGAAGGTGACATGA
- the LOC125151776 gene encoding olfactory receptor 1D2-like, with product MLQTVGKMHGSNQSRVSEFLLLGISESPEQQRILFWMFLSMYLVTVVGNVLIILAISFDPRLHTPMYFFLANLSFTDLFFVTNTIPKMLVSLQSQNKAISYAGCLTQLYFLVSLVALDNLILATMAYDRYVAICRPLHYTTAMSPGLCILLLTLCWALSVLYGLTHTLLMTRVTFCGSRKIHYIFCEMYVLLRLACSNTQVNHMMLIATGSFIFLAPLGFMIMSYVCIVRAILRIPSASSKYKAFSTCASHLAVVSLFYGTLCMVYLQPLQSYSMKDSVATVMYAVVTPMMNPFIYSLRNKDMHGALGRLLLGKAFQRLT from the coding sequence ATGTTGCAGACAGTTGGGAAAATGCATGGAAGCAACCAGAGTAGAGTCTCCGAGTTCCTGCTCCTGGGGATCTCGGAGAGTCCTGAGCAGCAGCGGATCCTATTCTGGATGTTCCTGTCCATGTACCTGGTCACAGTGGTGGGAAATGTGCTCATCATCCTGGCCATCAGCTTTGATCCCCGCTTGCACactcccatgtacttcttcctggccaacctCTCCTTCACTGACCTCTTCTTCGTCACCAACACAATCCCCAAGATGCTGGTGAGCCTTCAGTCTCAGAACAAAGCCATCTCCTATGCGGGGTGTCTGACGCAGCTCTACTTCCTCGTCTCCTTGGTGGCCCTGGACAACCTCATCCTGGCCACAATGGCatatgaccgctatgtggccatctgccgCCCCCTCCATTACACCACGGCCATGAGCCCTGGACTCTGCATTTTGCTCCTCACCTTGTGTTGGGCACTTTCTGTCCTCTATGGCCTCACCCACACCCTCCTCATGACCAGGGTGACCTTCTGTGGTTCCCGGAAGATCCACTACATCTTCTGTGAGATGTATGTCCTGCTGAGGCTCGCGTGTTCTAACACCCAAGTCAATCACATGATGCTGATTGCCACAGGATCCTTCATCTTCCTTGCCCCACTAGGATTCATGATCATGTCCTATGTCTGCATTGTCAGAGCCATCCTCCGAATACCCTCAGCCTCTAGTAAATAcaaagccttctccacctgtgcTTCACATTTGGCTGTGGTCTCCCTCTTCTATGGGACGCTTTGTATGGTATATCTGCAGCCTCTCCAATCCTACTCCATGAAGGACTCAGTAGCCACAGTGATGTATGCTGTGGTGACCCCTATGATGAACCCtttcatctacagcctgaggaacaagGACATGCATGGGGCTCTGGGAAGACTGCTCCTAGGGAAAGCCTTCCAGAGGTTGACATGA
- the LOC125152095 gene encoding olfactory receptor 1D2-like gives MHGGNQSETSEFLLLGLSESPKEQRILFWMFLSMYLVTVVGNVLIILAISIDPHLHTPMYLLLANLSLTDLFFVTNTIPNTLVNLQSQNKAISYAGCLTQLYFLVSLVTLDNFILATMAYDRYVAICRPLHYVTAMNPGLCILLLTLSWGLSVLYGLFLTLFMTKVTFCGSRKIHYIFCEMYVLLRLACSNTQVIHTVQITTGCFIFFTPLGIMIMSYVWIARAILQIPSASSKYKAFSTCASHLAVVSLFYGTLGMVYLQPLKTYSMKDSVATVMYAVVTPMMNPFIYSLRNKDMHGALGRLLLGKAFQRFT, from the coding sequence ATGCATGGAGGCAACCAGAGTGAGACCTCAGAGTTCCTACTCCTGGGGCTCTCGGAGAGTCCTAAAGAGCAGCGGATCTTGTTCTGGATGTTCCTGTCCATGTACCTGGTCACAGTGGTGGGAAATGTGCTGATCATCCTGGCCATCAGCATTgatccccacttgcacactcccATGTATTTACTCTTGGCCAACCTCTCCCTCACTGACCTCTTCTTTGTCACCAACACAATCCCCAACACATTAGTGAACCTTCAGTCTCAGAACAAAGCCATCTCCTATGCAGGGTGTCTGACACAGCTCTACTTCCTGGTCTCCTTGGTGACTCTGGACAACTTCATCCTGGCCACAATGGCatatgaccgctatgtggccatctgccgCCCCCTCCACTATGTCACAGCCATGAACCCTGGGCTCTGTATTTTGCTCCTCACCCTGAGCTGGGGACTTTCTGTCCTCTATGGCCTCTTCCTCACCCTCTTCATGACCAAAGTGACATTCTGTGGTTCCCGGAAGATCCACTACATCTTCTGTGAGATGTATGTCCTGCTGAGGCTTGCATGCTCCAATACCCAGGTCATTCACACAGTGCAGATTACTACAGgctgcttcattttcttcaccCCCCTAGGGATCATGATCATGTCTTATGTCTGGATTGCCAGAGCCATCCTCCAAATACCCTCAGCTTCTAGCAAGTAcaaagccttctccacctgtgccTCACATTTGGCTGTGGTCTCCCTCTTCTATGGGACACTTGGTATGGTATATCTGCAGCCCCTCAAAACTTATTCCATGAAGGACTCAGTAGCCACAGTGATGTATGCTGTGGTGACCCCCATGATGAACCCtttcatctacagcctgaggaacaaaGACATGCATGGGGCTCTGGGAAGACTGCTCCTAGGGAAAGCCTTCCAGAGGTTTACATGA